A single window of Kitasatospora sp. HUAS MG31 DNA harbors:
- a CDS encoding ricin-type beta-trefoil lectin domain protein, with the protein MRIRRPGAARGRRSFGASVLPIAATAVLSLSAGLLAAPPALAADDRGHGPAAASRPDLPAKPAPTEIEKAVRAARAQAQRTGKAVPIDRLTDAGSQTVANPDGTLTTESSPVPERVQNPDGSWRPVDATLRTAADGSVAPAAVPSKLAFSGGGDGPMATMTTADGRKLAVRAPFRLPKPTLDGDSALYPSVLPDVDLQLTATPQGGWRQVLIVRTAEAAANPQVRRLHLDLTVDGLTVQADAAGNLTAADASGKARFTAPSPVMWDSAAAPAATGAAAAKKSAPAAKAAPAEEAAAVSRSTAKGPGEHARVSPIAATTDGRGIDLVPDASALGKGTGPWFVDPGWNPTADSTNQAWAQVQEYFPESKQYNSTSYNQDKPATGYCGYIDSANPCPETGRTRAYFRIGINSQIHNTTVLDARLKATIVSSSSPSTSTPMGLYWTGPINEWTRWNAQPCGTGSTMQNCSKIGMNWIKGTGEISFDVTSQMRQAAAQKSPDFTFGLAPDDEYNKYYRQRFNNTPHIVVTYDIQPTVWWPRTRPSPGFARDGSSADCFMPNQTHPWDNPGWVGATGLTLTTATWSPTHEQLLTTFQMWDDDNNGASKYFPTGWNGEYGDATVNVPADQLIDGHQYGWQSNTTDATLTSGNTDWCFFRVDRTPPTAKVTSTDFPESGTLGAHPKLVGQEGEFTLTGSDPAPTTGTRTSGLACARWTTDPVEAAATGWRCTDDATDKRIVRMTDGAAKVKVTPAKWGTNFVYLQTQDNAGNLSQLAVYSYYAPFNPAGPKPVFGDITGDSKPDILLPDSSGSLRVIGAGTDAYAAPNAKGQTAPGGNGWSTLQYAHRGSLGEKSVDDLVVHVPGDPALLIYTNDVANARFDDQAPVAVAKPTGCAKPDFTPIDCAAHGFDTRGSWAKVSQIAAFGSPTGDTGQVRGTGIYALPYTSLLFVEDGRLWLGTKGATNQLDGTAILLSANDKAWDTYDLITPGRANGNDFPTLWARSKADGTVHAFTVKGTKDAPDLSGFTDPTKGWIANGVDPKLYSRVGSDGDVTGDGIPDLWAVDTNRQLVYFAGKGSVADQGNGIVYPTVSGLAAPVQLGNLNLPRAQWKLTDPGGTTVPSAVGDYPGTASGVSWPTEPVDGRTTAYASLDGTAASITTGRTVIDPRSSFTVRVKAKARATGGVVVSQDDNRASAFMIYADTRLNSWIFTIGTADDDNWSYDGTWTSNERARVLLDTWTDLTAVYDAPTGAMRLYVDGVLASTGYHRASNTPPPTGNLVIGRYKYQGQPNAFFKGGVSNLTVYPYASSVTAPGATGPIAFAGAPTSCVDNDYNRTTDGNKIQVTGCNGTEAQRFEVRNDGTLRVTGKCVDTLNSSPANQAAVVLMTCKGTDSQVWLPRADGSLFNPVSGRCLDLPWGRPDPGTQLQLFDCNGSSAQKWTTATLGTAPLPVTPL; encoded by the coding sequence GTGCGGATACGCAGACCCGGCGCCGCCCGCGGACGCCGGTCGTTCGGCGCCTCGGTCCTGCCGATCGCCGCCACCGCCGTGCTGTCGCTGAGCGCGGGCCTGCTGGCCGCGCCGCCTGCGCTCGCGGCCGACGACCGCGGCCACGGCCCGGCTGCCGCGAGCCGGCCCGACCTGCCCGCCAAGCCCGCCCCGACCGAGATCGAGAAGGCCGTCCGGGCCGCGCGGGCCCAGGCGCAGCGGACCGGGAAGGCCGTCCCGATCGACCGGCTGACCGATGCCGGTTCGCAGACGGTCGCCAATCCGGACGGCACGCTCACCACCGAGTCCTCGCCGGTCCCGGAGCGGGTGCAGAACCCGGACGGGAGCTGGCGGCCGGTCGACGCCACGCTGCGGACGGCGGCGGACGGGAGCGTCGCCCCGGCGGCCGTGCCCTCGAAGCTGGCGTTCTCCGGCGGCGGCGACGGCCCGATGGCCACCATGACCACCGCGGACGGCCGGAAGCTCGCGGTCAGGGCGCCGTTCCGGCTGCCGAAGCCGACCCTGGACGGCGACAGCGCGCTCTACCCGTCGGTCCTGCCCGACGTGGACCTGCAGCTGACCGCGACCCCGCAGGGCGGCTGGCGGCAGGTGCTGATCGTGCGGACGGCCGAGGCCGCCGCCAACCCCCAGGTGCGCAGGCTGCACCTGGACCTCACGGTCGACGGGCTCACCGTCCAAGCCGACGCGGCCGGCAACCTCACCGCCGCGGACGCCTCCGGGAAGGCCCGGTTCACCGCGCCCAGCCCGGTGATGTGGGACTCGGCCGCCGCGCCGGCGGCCACCGGGGCCGCGGCAGCCAAGAAGTCCGCGCCGGCGGCCAAGGCGGCTCCGGCCGAGGAGGCGGCGGCGGTCTCCCGCTCCACCGCGAAGGGCCCGGGCGAGCACGCCAGGGTCTCCCCCATCGCCGCCACCACCGACGGCCGGGGCATCGACCTGGTGCCGGACGCCTCGGCGCTGGGCAAGGGCACCGGCCCCTGGTTCGTCGACCCGGGCTGGAACCCGACCGCCGACAGCACCAACCAGGCGTGGGCGCAGGTCCAGGAGTACTTCCCCGAGTCCAAGCAGTACAACAGCACCTCGTACAACCAGGACAAGCCGGCCACCGGCTACTGCGGCTACATCGACTCGGCCAACCCGTGCCCGGAGACCGGCCGCACCCGGGCGTACTTCCGGATCGGCATCAACTCCCAGATCCACAACACCACCGTGCTGGACGCCCGGCTGAAGGCCACCATCGTGTCCTCCTCCAGCCCGTCGACCAGCACGCCGATGGGCCTGTACTGGACCGGGCCGATCAACGAGTGGACCCGCTGGAACGCGCAGCCCTGCGGTACCGGCTCCACCATGCAGAACTGCTCGAAGATCGGCATGAACTGGATCAAGGGCACCGGCGAGATCTCCTTCGACGTCACCTCGCAGATGCGCCAGGCGGCTGCGCAGAAGTCGCCCGACTTCACCTTCGGTCTCGCTCCGGACGACGAGTACAACAAGTACTACCGGCAGCGGTTCAACAACACCCCGCACATCGTGGTCACCTACGACATCCAGCCCACGGTGTGGTGGCCGCGGACCCGTCCGTCGCCCGGCTTCGCCAGGGACGGCAGCTCGGCGGACTGCTTCATGCCGAACCAGACCCACCCCTGGGACAACCCGGGCTGGGTCGGCGCCACCGGCCTGACGCTGACCACCGCGACCTGGTCACCCACCCATGAGCAGCTGCTGACGACGTTCCAGATGTGGGACGACGACAACAACGGTGCCAGCAAGTACTTCCCGACCGGCTGGAACGGCGAGTACGGCGATGCCACCGTGAACGTCCCCGCCGACCAGCTGATCGACGGCCACCAGTACGGCTGGCAGTCGAACACCACCGACGCCACGCTGACCAGCGGCAACACCGACTGGTGCTTCTTCCGGGTGGACCGCACCCCGCCGACCGCGAAGGTCACCTCCACCGACTTCCCGGAGTCCGGGACCCTCGGGGCACACCCCAAGCTGGTCGGCCAGGAGGGCGAGTTCACCCTCACCGGCTCCGACCCGGCGCCGACCACCGGCACCCGGACCTCCGGCCTGGCCTGCGCGCGCTGGACCACCGACCCGGTGGAGGCCGCCGCGACCGGCTGGCGCTGCACCGACGACGCCACCGACAAGCGGATCGTCCGGATGACCGACGGCGCGGCGAAGGTCAAGGTGACCCCGGCGAAGTGGGGCACCAACTTCGTCTACCTGCAGACCCAGGACAACGCCGGCAACCTCTCGCAGCTCGCGGTCTACAGCTACTACGCGCCGTTCAATCCGGCCGGTCCCAAGCCGGTCTTCGGCGACATCACGGGTGACAGCAAGCCGGACATCCTGCTGCCGGACTCCAGCGGCAGCCTGCGGGTCATCGGCGCCGGAACCGACGCCTACGCGGCCCCGAACGCCAAGGGCCAGACCGCACCGGGCGGCAACGGCTGGAGCACCCTCCAGTACGCGCACCGGGGCAGCCTCGGCGAGAAGAGCGTCGACGACCTCGTCGTCCACGTACCGGGCGACCCGGCGCTGCTGATCTACACCAACGACGTGGCCAACGCGAGGTTCGACGACCAGGCGCCGGTGGCGGTCGCCAAGCCGACCGGCTGCGCCAAGCCCGACTTCACCCCGATCGACTGCGCCGCCCACGGGTTCGACACCCGGGGCAGCTGGGCCAAGGTGAGCCAGATCGCGGCGTTCGGCTCGCCCACCGGCGACACCGGCCAGGTCCGCGGCACCGGGATCTACGCCCTGCCGTACACCTCGCTGCTGTTCGTCGAGGACGGCCGGCTGTGGCTGGGGACCAAGGGCGCCACCAACCAGCTGGACGGCACGGCCATCCTGCTGTCGGCCAACGACAAGGCCTGGGACACCTACGACCTGATCACCCCGGGCCGTGCCAACGGCAACGACTTCCCCACCCTGTGGGCCCGGTCCAAGGCGGACGGGACGGTCCACGCCTTCACGGTCAAGGGCACCAAGGACGCCCCGGACCTCAGCGGCTTCACCGACCCGACCAAGGGCTGGATCGCCAACGGCGTCGACCCGAAGCTCTACTCCCGGGTGGGCTCCGACGGCGACGTGACCGGTGACGGCATCCCCGACCTGTGGGCCGTGGACACCAACCGGCAGCTGGTCTACTTCGCCGGCAAGGGCTCCGTCGCCGACCAGGGCAACGGCATCGTCTACCCCACGGTGTCGGGCCTCGCCGCCCCGGTCCAGCTCGGCAACCTCAACCTGCCCCGGGCCCAGTGGAAGCTCACCGACCCGGGCGGCACCACCGTGCCCAGCGCGGTGGGCGACTACCCGGGCACCGCGTCCGGCGTCAGCTGGCCGACCGAGCCCGTCGACGGCCGCACCACCGCCTACGCCTCCCTGGACGGCACCGCGGCCAGCATCACCACCGGCCGCACCGTGATCGACCCCCGCTCCAGCTTCACCGTCCGGGTGAAGGCCAAGGCGAGGGCCACCGGCGGCGTGGTGGTCAGCCAGGACGACAACCGGGCCAGCGCGTTCATGATCTACGCCGACACCCGGCTGAACAGCTGGATCTTCACCATCGGGACCGCCGACGACGACAACTGGTCCTACGACGGCACCTGGACGTCCAACGAGCGGGCCCGGGTGCTCCTCGACACCTGGACCGACCTGACCGCGGTCTACGACGCCCCGACCGGCGCGATGCGCCTGTACGTGGACGGCGTGCTCGCCTCGACCGGGTACCACAGGGCGTCCAACACCCCGCCGCCGACCGGGAACCTGGTGATCGGCCGGTACAAGTACCAGGGCCAGCCGAACGCCTTCTTCAAGGGCGGGGTCAGCAACCTGACGGTCTATCCGTACGCGTCCTCGGTCACCGCGCCCGGCGCCACCGGGCCGATCGCCTTCGCCGGCGCCCCGACCAGCTGCGTGGACAACGACTACAACCGGACCACGGACGGCAACAAGATCCAGGTCACCGGCTGCAACGGCACCGAGGCGCAGCGGTTCGAGGTCCGCAACGACGGCACCCTCCGCGTCACCGGCAAATGCGTGGACACCCTCAACAGCAGCCCGGCGAACCAGGCGGCGGTGGTGCTGATGACCTGCAAGGGCACCGACAGCCAGGTGTGGCTGCCGCGGGCCGACGGCAGCCTGTTCAACCCGGTCTCCGGGCGCTGCCTGGACCTGCCCTGGGGACGGCCGGACCCCGGCACCCAGCTGCAGCTGTTCGACTGCAACGGATCCTCGGCCCAGAAGTGGACCACCGCGACCCTGGGCACGGCCCCGCTGCCGGTGACCCCGCTGTAG